The following are encoded in a window of Apis mellifera strain DH4 linkage group LG10, Amel_HAv3.1, whole genome shotgun sequence genomic DNA:
- the LOC410200 gene encoding mRNA turnover protein 4 homolog: MPKSKRDKKISLTKTSKKGLALKQQIVEDVRNCVEKYARIFLLSVHNMRNNKLKDLRSEWKDSRFFFGKNKVIALALGKSSENEVAENLHKLSLALRGQCGLLFTNRSKKEVLKWMREYEEIDYARSGFITQETITLPEGPIPDFSHSIEPHLRQLGMPTALQKGVVTLIKEYTVCKMGQALTPEQARILKLLDKPLATFKLIPLGVFSKKYGYKQFISQDDTKENLEEHEEMAMEEIEEIDM, from the exons ATGCCTAAATCGAAAAGAGAtaagaaaa TATCTCTTACAAAAACAAGTAAAAAGGGACTTGCCTTGAAGCAACAAATTGTGGAAGATGTTAGGAATTGTGTTGAAAAATATGCTaggatatttcttttatccgtACACAATATgcgtaataataaacttaaagATTTACGTTCAGAATGGAAAGACAGccgatttttttttggtaaaaaCAAAGTGATAGCATTAGCTTTAGGCAAATCATCAGAAAATGAAGTTGCAGAAAATCttcataaattatcattagcTTTAAGAGGACAGTGTGGTTTACTATTTACAAATAGAAGTAAAAAGGAA gTATTGAAATGGATGAGGGAATACGAGGAAATAGATTATGCTAGATCTGGTTTTATTACACAAGAAACTATAACATTACCCGAAGGTCCAATACCAGATTTTTCACATAGTATAGAACCTCATTTAAGACAATTAGGAATGCCTACAGCTTTACAAAAAGGTGttgtaacattaattaaagaatatactGTATGTAAAATGGGACAAGCATTAACTCCAGAACAAGCAAGAATTTTG aaATTACTTGATAAACCTTTAGCTACATTTAAATTGATACCATTAGgtgtattttctaaaaaatatggatataaacaatttatttctcaagATGAtactaaagaaaatttagaagaacATGAAGAAATGGCTAtggaagaaatagaagaaattgatatgtaa
- the LOC410201 gene encoding phosphatidate phosphatase LPIN3 isoform X1 — protein sequence MYSMNYIGKFISNFRVFYNEINAATLTGAIDVIVVEQPDGSFTCSPFHVRFGKLGVLRSREKVVDIEINGEPRQIHMKLGDSGEAFFVEEVSSHGSPTDTEIPPHLACSPIPEDNCFPSSRFNILSDLPSEQRDKLLIESILCIEREKWEQMSALPPDEREKFLNEQFSDLPSEHRAKWLQIASLTPEEREVQRQQLIREQYSALKTEDKERLFKENFPELPIDQRQKFEKVLLSDWKEKENEKRNSLKGEEEIFDMDGINDDESCPTASTPKSFVAVTSSERIRKISVVKNDFRPITEDMQSSGREKSSDESNASMSKKNSKDESVEENKNNSNSTKRKRKRKSILRKKGSQRKSSNGSSSQTEISENDASIPDESFGESMVKDSNSTTELENKNESVISTQETTDKRPETDFHFFSDTEVTKNQDSRPCSPVQSDTEFEMRKITQEDTEREDDKSHQQSWRWGELPSLPPDSTHTPHRNSLNSSKAVNQPNSMEAHRSMLSGMLSFMRKTSRVRRNPELEGIYLSDLNADELDPEVAALYFPSSHRGQSTIKDGKGVDEEDTESGNGPSLPQSPNSVEGAIGGPKSLDSDFEEPKHSIFDSNMNISISLCGGLDSETGPSKEVFHQNLLHFEDICSDPKLYENPNLVVKINEKFYNWTTACSIIMTYAVFQRHLPQNTIENLYTQCMPLPMHEQKKQESTGKPEGRSGYSSWFSWRRSTQPPKKSQELNQTDGTVIQSSEQIVEMKESTAIDEISNRELKIDQNIECITETVEQCTKLTKDIAKTEKNREREGEGYSGSEDSDSNQNESQGVKIPKERRSYYESTEKYRKTLRLSSVQIASLNLKDGANEVVFSVTTAYQGTTRCKCHIYKWKWDDKIVISDIDGTITKSDVLGHILPIVGKDWAQSGVAQLFTKIKNNGYKLLYLSARAIGQAKVTREYLKSIRQGDLSLPDGPLLLNPTSLISAFHREVIERKPEEFKISCLSDIQALFPEGSKPFYAGYGNRINDVWAYRAVGIPTMRIFTINHRGELKHELTQTFQSSYSNMSFIVDHLFPAWREDAADEFSNFVYWRDPIPEVPSLEELYTQRQIT from the exons ATGTACAGTATGAACTACATTGGGAAATTCATAAGTAACTTTCGCGTTTTCTACAATGAAATTAACGCGGCGACACTCACTGGTGCTATCGATGTTATTGTCGTCGAACAACCGGATGGATCATTTACTTGTTCACCCTTTCATGTTCGTTTTGGAAAGCTCGGTGTTCTTCGTTCCAGAGAAAAAGTa GtggatatagaaataaatggaGAACCTAGACAAATCCATATGAAATTAGGAGATTCTGGAGAAGCCTTTTTTGTTGAGGAAGTTAGTTCTCATGGTTCTCCGACTGATACTGAAATTCCACCTCATTTAGCTTGTTCCCCTATACCTGAAGATAATTGTTTTCCATCATctagatttaatattctttctgaTCTTCCTTCAGAGCAGAGAGATAAACTTCTAATAGAATCTATTTTGTGtattgagagagaaaaatgggAACAAATGTCAGCTTTGCCTCctgatgaaagagaaaaattcttaaatgaaCAATTCTCTGATCTTCCATCAGAACATCGTGCAAAATGGCTTCAAATTGCTTCTTTAACAccagaagaaagagaagtgcAAAGACAACAATTAATTCGTGAACAATATTCTGCTTTAAAAACtgaagataaagaaagattatttaaagaaaattttcctgAACTTCCTATAGATCaaagacaaaaatttgaaaaagtgtTACTAAgtgattggaaagaaaaagaaaatgaaaaacgaaATTCCTTAAAAggcgaagaagaaatttttgatatggATGGTATTAATGATGATGAATCATGTCCAACTGCATCAACTCCTAAATCTTTTGTAGCTGTAACTTCGTCTGAAAGAATTCGTAAAATTAGCGtagtaaaaaatgattttagacCGATTACGGAAGATATGCAAAGTAGTGGTAGGGAAAAATCGAGTGATGAATCGAACGCATCgatgagtaaaaaaaattcaaaggacGAAAGTGTCGAagagaacaaaaataatagtaattcaaccaaaaggaaacgaaagaggaaaagcattttgagaaaaaaaggatctcAGAGAAAGAGTAGCAATGGTAGTAGTAGCCAGACAGAGATTAGTGAGAACGATGCATCTATCCCAGATGAATCCTTTGGTGAATCT atgGTAAAAGATTCAAATTCCACTACTGAATTAGAAAACAAGAATGAATCGGTTATTTCAACTCAAGAAACAACAGATAAACGTCCTGAAACAGACTTTCATTTCTTCAGTGACACTGAAGTTACAAA GAATCAGGATTCTAGGCCATGTTCACCTGTTCAATCTGACACAGAATTTGAAATGCGTAAAATAACACAAGAAGATACTGAACGAGAGGATGATAAAAGTCATCAACAGAGCTGGAGATGGGGTGAACTGCCTAGTTTGCCTCCAGATTCAACACATACACCTCAcagaaattcattaaattcatcAAAAGCTGTTAATCAACCAAATAGTA tgGAAGCACATCGATCTATGCTTAGTGGTATGTTGTCCTTTATGCGGAAAACTTCTCGTGTAAGACGTAATCCTGAATTAGAAGGAATTTATCTTAGTGATCTTAACGCCGACGAGTTAGACCCGGAAGTTGCAGCTCtctattttccttcttctcatAGAGGTCAATCAACAATTAAAG aTGGAAAAGGAGTAGATGAAGAAGATACTGAATCAGGTAATGGACCAAGTTTACCACAAAGTCCTAATAGTGTTGAAGGAGCAATTGGTGGACCAAAATCATTAGACAGTGATTTTGAAGAACCAAAACATTCTATATTTGAcagtaatatgaatattagtATATCCTTATGCGGTGGTTTAGATTCTGAAACTGGTCCTTCCAAAGAagtttttcatcaaaatttacttcattttgaagatatttgtTCGGATccgaaattatatgaaaatccaaatttagttgtaaaaattaatgaaaaattttataattggacAACTGCTTGTTCAATTATAATGACTTATGCTGTATTTCAACGACATTTACCACAAAATACAATCGAAAATTTGTATACACAATGTATGCCATTACCAATGcatgaacaaaaaaaacaagaaagtaCTGGCAAACCAGAAGGCCGTAGTGGTTACAGTTCATGGTTTTCATGGAGACGATCTACACAACCGCCTAAAAAATCTCAAGAACTTaatcaaa cTGATGGGACTGTTATTCAATCTTCAGAACAAATAgtggaaatgaaagaaagcactgcaattgatgaaatttcaaatagagaattaaaaattgatcaaaatatagAATGTATAACGGAAACAGTAGAACAATGTACGAAATTAACAAAAGATATCGCGAAGACTGAAAAAAATCGCGAAAGGGAAGGCGAAGGTTATAGCGGTAGTGAAGATTCTGATAGTAATCAAAATGAGTCACAAGGAGTTAAAATACCTAAAGAAAGAAGATCGTATTATGAATCtactgaaaaatatcgaaaaacttTGAGGTTGTCATCTGTACAAATA gCTAGTCTCAATTTAAAAGACGGAGCTAATGAAGTAGTTTTTAGCGTAACTACAGCATATCAAGGCACTACACGTTGTAAATGTCATATTTACAAGTGGAAATGGgatgataaaattgttatttctgaTATAGATGGAACTATTACAAAATCTGATGTACTAGGTCATATTTTGCCAATAGTTGGTAAAGATTGGGCTCAATCTGGTGTTGCTCAGttgtttacaaaaattaaaaacaatggttataaattattatatctttctgCAAGAGCAATTGGACAAGCTAAAGTTACaagagaatatttaaagaGTATTAGACAAGGAGATTTATCACTCCCTGATGGGCCATTACTTTTAAATCCAACAAGTCTAATTTCAGCATTCCACCGTGAAGTTATAGAGAGAAAACCAgaagaattcaaaatatcgTGTCTTAGTGACATTCAAGCTTTATTTCCGGAAGGTTCAAAACCGTTCTATGCTGGTTACGGAAAccgaattaat GATGTTTGGGCATATCGAGCTGTAGGAATTCCAACTATGCgtatatttactataaatcACAGAGGCGAATTAAAACACGAACTAACGCAAACATTCCAATCATC atattcaAACATGAGCTTTATTGTCGACCATCTTTTCCCAGCTTGGAGAGAGGATGCCGCGGATGAATTtagtaattttgtatattggcGAGATCCAATACCGGAAGTACCATCATTGGAAGAACTATATACTCAAAGACAAATCACATAA
- the LOC410201 gene encoding phosphatidate phosphatase LPIN3 isoform X2, producing MYSMNYIGKFISNFRVFYNEINAATLTGAIDVIVVEQPDGSFTCSPFHVRFGKLGVLRSREKVVDIEINGEPRQIHMKLGDSGEAFFVEEVSSHGSPTDTEIPPHLACSPIPEDNCFPSSRFNILSDLPSEQRDKLLIESILCIEREKWEQMSALPPDEREKFLNEQFSDLPSEHRAKWLQIASLTPEEREVQRQQLIREQYSALKTEDKERLFKENFPELPIDQRQKFEKVLLSDWKEKENEKRNSLKGEEEIFDMDGINDDESCPTASTPKSFVAVTSSERIRKISVVKNDFRPITEDMQSSGREKSSDESNASMSKKNSKDESVEENKNNSNSTKRKRKRKSILRKKGSQRKSSNGSSSQTEISENDASIPDESFGESMVKDSNSTTELENKNESVISTQETTDKRPETDFHFFSDTEVTKNQDSRPCSPVQSDTEFEMRKITQEDTEREDDKSHQQSWRWGELPSLPPDSTHTPHRNSLNSSKAVNQPNSMEAHRSMLSGMLSFMRKTSRVRRNPELEGIYLSDLNADELDPEVAALYFPSSHRGQSTIKDGKGVDEEDTESGNGPSLPQSPNSVEGAIGGPKSLDSDFEEPKHSIFDSNMNISISLCGGLDSETGPSKEVFHQNLLHFEDICSDPKLYENPNLVVKINEKFYNWTTACSIIMTYAVFQRHLPQNTIENLYTQCMPLPMHEQKKQESTGKPEGRSGYSSWFSWRRSTQPPKKSQELNQTDGTVIQSSEQIVEMKESTAIDEISNRELKIDQNIECITETVEQCTKLTKDIAKTEKNREREGEGYSGSEDSDSNQNESQGVKIPKERRSYYESTEKYRKTLRLSSVQIASLNLKDGANEVVFSVTTAYQGTTRCKCHIYKWKWDDKIVISDIDGTITKSDVLGHILPIVGKDWAQSGVAQLFTKIKNNGYKLLYLSARAIGQAKVTREYLKSIRQGDLSLPDGPLLLNPTSLISAFHREVIERKPEEFKISCLSDIQALFPEGSKPFYAGYGNRINDVWAYRAVGIPTMRIFTINHRGELKHELTQTFQSSYACQCNIVNELFPPLPM from the exons ATGTACAGTATGAACTACATTGGGAAATTCATAAGTAACTTTCGCGTTTTCTACAATGAAATTAACGCGGCGACACTCACTGGTGCTATCGATGTTATTGTCGTCGAACAACCGGATGGATCATTTACTTGTTCACCCTTTCATGTTCGTTTTGGAAAGCTCGGTGTTCTTCGTTCCAGAGAAAAAGTa GtggatatagaaataaatggaGAACCTAGACAAATCCATATGAAATTAGGAGATTCTGGAGAAGCCTTTTTTGTTGAGGAAGTTAGTTCTCATGGTTCTCCGACTGATACTGAAATTCCACCTCATTTAGCTTGTTCCCCTATACCTGAAGATAATTGTTTTCCATCATctagatttaatattctttctgaTCTTCCTTCAGAGCAGAGAGATAAACTTCTAATAGAATCTATTTTGTGtattgagagagaaaaatgggAACAAATGTCAGCTTTGCCTCctgatgaaagagaaaaattcttaaatgaaCAATTCTCTGATCTTCCATCAGAACATCGTGCAAAATGGCTTCAAATTGCTTCTTTAACAccagaagaaagagaagtgcAAAGACAACAATTAATTCGTGAACAATATTCTGCTTTAAAAACtgaagataaagaaagattatttaaagaaaattttcctgAACTTCCTATAGATCaaagacaaaaatttgaaaaagtgtTACTAAgtgattggaaagaaaaagaaaatgaaaaacgaaATTCCTTAAAAggcgaagaagaaatttttgatatggATGGTATTAATGATGATGAATCATGTCCAACTGCATCAACTCCTAAATCTTTTGTAGCTGTAACTTCGTCTGAAAGAATTCGTAAAATTAGCGtagtaaaaaatgattttagacCGATTACGGAAGATATGCAAAGTAGTGGTAGGGAAAAATCGAGTGATGAATCGAACGCATCgatgagtaaaaaaaattcaaaggacGAAAGTGTCGAagagaacaaaaataatagtaattcaaccaaaaggaaacgaaagaggaaaagcattttgagaaaaaaaggatctcAGAGAAAGAGTAGCAATGGTAGTAGTAGCCAGACAGAGATTAGTGAGAACGATGCATCTATCCCAGATGAATCCTTTGGTGAATCT atgGTAAAAGATTCAAATTCCACTACTGAATTAGAAAACAAGAATGAATCGGTTATTTCAACTCAAGAAACAACAGATAAACGTCCTGAAACAGACTTTCATTTCTTCAGTGACACTGAAGTTACAAA GAATCAGGATTCTAGGCCATGTTCACCTGTTCAATCTGACACAGAATTTGAAATGCGTAAAATAACACAAGAAGATACTGAACGAGAGGATGATAAAAGTCATCAACAGAGCTGGAGATGGGGTGAACTGCCTAGTTTGCCTCCAGATTCAACACATACACCTCAcagaaattcattaaattcatcAAAAGCTGTTAATCAACCAAATAGTA tgGAAGCACATCGATCTATGCTTAGTGGTATGTTGTCCTTTATGCGGAAAACTTCTCGTGTAAGACGTAATCCTGAATTAGAAGGAATTTATCTTAGTGATCTTAACGCCGACGAGTTAGACCCGGAAGTTGCAGCTCtctattttccttcttctcatAGAGGTCAATCAACAATTAAAG aTGGAAAAGGAGTAGATGAAGAAGATACTGAATCAGGTAATGGACCAAGTTTACCACAAAGTCCTAATAGTGTTGAAGGAGCAATTGGTGGACCAAAATCATTAGACAGTGATTTTGAAGAACCAAAACATTCTATATTTGAcagtaatatgaatattagtATATCCTTATGCGGTGGTTTAGATTCTGAAACTGGTCCTTCCAAAGAagtttttcatcaaaatttacttcattttgaagatatttgtTCGGATccgaaattatatgaaaatccaaatttagttgtaaaaattaatgaaaaattttataattggacAACTGCTTGTTCAATTATAATGACTTATGCTGTATTTCAACGACATTTACCACAAAATACAATCGAAAATTTGTATACACAATGTATGCCATTACCAATGcatgaacaaaaaaaacaagaaagtaCTGGCAAACCAGAAGGCCGTAGTGGTTACAGTTCATGGTTTTCATGGAGACGATCTACACAACCGCCTAAAAAATCTCAAGAACTTaatcaaa cTGATGGGACTGTTATTCAATCTTCAGAACAAATAgtggaaatgaaagaaagcactgcaattgatgaaatttcaaatagagaattaaaaattgatcaaaatatagAATGTATAACGGAAACAGTAGAACAATGTACGAAATTAACAAAAGATATCGCGAAGACTGAAAAAAATCGCGAAAGGGAAGGCGAAGGTTATAGCGGTAGTGAAGATTCTGATAGTAATCAAAATGAGTCACAAGGAGTTAAAATACCTAAAGAAAGAAGATCGTATTATGAATCtactgaaaaatatcgaaaaacttTGAGGTTGTCATCTGTACAAATA gCTAGTCTCAATTTAAAAGACGGAGCTAATGAAGTAGTTTTTAGCGTAACTACAGCATATCAAGGCACTACACGTTGTAAATGTCATATTTACAAGTGGAAATGGgatgataaaattgttatttctgaTATAGATGGAACTATTACAAAATCTGATGTACTAGGTCATATTTTGCCAATAGTTGGTAAAGATTGGGCTCAATCTGGTGTTGCTCAGttgtttacaaaaattaaaaacaatggttataaattattatatctttctgCAAGAGCAATTGGACAAGCTAAAGTTACaagagaatatttaaagaGTATTAGACAAGGAGATTTATCACTCCCTGATGGGCCATTACTTTTAAATCCAACAAGTCTAATTTCAGCATTCCACCGTGAAGTTATAGAGAGAAAACCAgaagaattcaaaatatcgTGTCTTAGTGACATTCAAGCTTTATTTCCGGAAGGTTCAAAACCGTTCTATGCTGGTTACGGAAAccgaattaat GATGTTTGGGCATATCGAGCTGTAGGAATTCCAACTATGCgtatatttactataaatcACAGAGGCGAATTAAAACACGAACTAACGCAAACATTCCAATCATC TTACGCATGTCAGTGCAATATCGTCAATGAGTTGTTCCCGCCACTGCCCATGTGA